The following proteins come from a genomic window of Halomarina ordinaria:
- a CDS encoding DsrE family protein: MNVVLHCSSGSEADQRHALANARNLLADDTLDLESVAFVANGDAVWLLVDGSTHADEVADLAADVAFQACRNSLRTREIPTDDLLSGVDPASSGVGTVSKLQDTGYHYVKVP; this comes from the coding sequence ATGAACGTCGTCCTGCACTGTTCGAGTGGGTCCGAGGCCGACCAGCGGCACGCGCTGGCGAACGCCCGGAACCTCCTCGCAGACGACACCCTCGACCTGGAGTCGGTCGCGTTCGTCGCCAACGGCGACGCGGTCTGGCTGCTCGTCGACGGCTCGACGCACGCGGACGAGGTGGCGGACCTCGCCGCCGACGTCGCGTTTCAGGCGTGTCGCAACTCGCTTCGAACGCGGGAGATACCGACCGACGACTTGCTCTCGGGGGTCGACCCCGCGAGTTCCGGCGTCGGAACCGTCTCGAAGCTCCAGGACACGGGTTATCACTACGTCAAGGTCCCCTGA
- a CDS encoding excinuclease ABC subunit C, which yields MDSAAVRTRAGEFPRSPGVYLFQDGEAVLYVGKAVDLRDRVRSYADPRSARIRRMVERARTIDVAVTDTETQALLLEANLIKRHQPTYNVRLKDDKSYPLVQLTDHEFPRIEVTRDPDDSATVYGPYTDVGRVETVVKALRETYGVRGCSDHKFAGRDRPCLDYDIGLCTAPCTGEISREGYLTDVTSVERFFEGETGVLADPVRRAMESASQERQFERAAHLRDRLSAVEAFHEGGGDAVVARDGRTVDVLGVAIEGDRATVARLRSENGKLVDRERHVLSTPDPADGEAGDGREEDGVAGVLAAFVPQYYAERPLPDALLVPERPDDGEVAAWLEREGVSLRVPGAGREATLVDLALKNARRRVGRSDEGGALAEALAGAVPSLPARIERIEGFDVSHAQGRSAVGSNVTFVDGSAEKGDYRRKKLDDRNDDYGNMYDLLRWRADRAVAGRDDRPDPDLLLVDGGEGQLAAAREALADAGWDVPAVGLAKREEVVVTPAGRFDWPGDAPHLHLLQRVRDEAHRFAVQYHQTLRDEVRTVLDDVPGVGPQTRKRLLRRFGSVENVRGASVEDLTSVAGVGAKTAETLKRRL from the coding sequence ATGGATTCGGCGGCAGTGCGCACCCGCGCGGGCGAGTTCCCCCGCTCCCCCGGCGTCTACCTGTTTCAGGACGGCGAGGCCGTCCTCTACGTCGGGAAGGCGGTCGACCTGCGCGACCGGGTGCGCTCGTACGCCGACCCCCGCTCGGCGCGCATCCGGCGGATGGTGGAGCGCGCGCGGACCATCGACGTCGCCGTCACGGACACGGAGACGCAGGCGCTGTTGCTGGAGGCGAACCTCATCAAGCGCCACCAGCCGACGTACAACGTCCGACTGAAGGACGACAAGTCCTACCCCCTCGTGCAACTGACCGACCACGAGTTCCCCCGCATCGAGGTGACGCGCGACCCCGACGACTCCGCGACCGTCTACGGCCCCTACACCGACGTGGGCCGCGTCGAGACGGTCGTGAAGGCGCTGCGAGAGACGTACGGCGTCCGGGGGTGTTCGGACCACAAGTTCGCCGGCCGCGACCGCCCCTGTCTCGACTACGACATCGGCCTCTGTACGGCCCCCTGTACCGGCGAGATATCCCGAGAGGGGTACCTGACCGACGTGACGTCAGTCGAGCGGTTCTTCGAGGGCGAGACGGGCGTCCTCGCCGACCCGGTCCGCCGGGCGATGGAGTCGGCCAGCCAGGAGCGCCAGTTCGAGCGCGCCGCCCACCTCCGGGACCGCCTGTCGGCCGTCGAGGCGTTCCACGAGGGCGGCGGCGACGCCGTCGTCGCCCGCGACGGCCGGACCGTGGACGTCCTCGGCGTCGCCATCGAGGGCGACCGCGCCACCGTCGCCCGCCTGCGCAGCGAGAACGGGAAACTCGTCGACCGGGAGCGACACGTCCTCTCGACGCCCGACCCCGCCGACGGCGAGGCCGGGGACGGGCGGGAGGAAGACGGCGTCGCGGGCGTCCTCGCGGCGTTCGTCCCGCAGTACTACGCCGAGCGGCCCCTCCCGGACGCCCTGCTGGTCCCCGAGCGCCCCGACGACGGGGAGGTGGCGGCGTGGCTGGAGCGCGAGGGCGTCTCGCTTCGCGTCCCCGGCGCCGGCCGCGAGGCGACGCTCGTCGACCTCGCGCTGAAGAACGCCCGCCGGCGGGTCGGTCGGAGCGACGAGGGGGGCGCGCTCGCCGAGGCGCTGGCCGGCGCCGTCCCCTCGCTCCCCGCCCGTATCGAGCGCATCGAGGGGTTCGACGTGAGCCACGCCCAGGGGCGGTCGGCCGTCGGGTCGAACGTCACCTTCGTCGACGGGTCGGCCGAGAAGGGCGACTACCGACGCAAGAAACTCGACGACCGGAACGACGACTACGGGAACATGTACGACCTGCTGCGCTGGCGGGCCGACCGCGCCGTCGCCGGCCGCGACGACCGCCCCGACCCGGACCTCCTGCTCGTCGACGGCGGCGAGGGGCAGCTGGCCGCGGCGCGCGAGGCGCTCGCCGACGCAGGGTGGGACGTGCCGGCGGTCGGCCTCGCCAAGCGCGAGGAGGTGGTCGTCACGCCGGCGGGGCGTTTCGACTGGCCCGGCGACGCCCCGCACCTCCACCTGCTCCAGCGCGTCCGGGACGAGGCCCACCGCTTCGCGGTACAGTACCACCAGACGCTCCGCGACGAGGTCCGGACCGTCCTCGACGACGTCCCCGGCGTCGGCCCGCAGACGCGAAAGCGCCTGCTCAGGCGCTTCGGGAGCGTCGAGAACGTCCGCGGGGCGAGCGTCGAGGACCTGACGAGCGTCGCCGGCGTCGGCGCGAAGACGGCCGAGACGCTCAAGCGACGGCTGTAG
- a CDS encoding SPFH domain-containing protein — translation MSERGVFYELGKAAARVESAGVERPRPSGAGRPVVGVVLAAALGAAYLAGVVSLAVFGAALFLVLLVATLVSSVELVQAYERRALTVFGANRGLLEPGLHFVPPFVSRTYRFDVRTAALDVPTQEAITRDNSPVRADAVLYIRVVDAEKAFLGVDDYRRATLYLAQTSLRAVLGDMALDETLSRREVINARIREQLDEPTDAWGVRVEAVEVREVKPSAGVVDAMEQQSAAERRRRAMILEAQGERVSAVERAEGEKRANIIRAQGEKRSRVLEAQGDAVSTVLRARAAESMGERAILEKGMETLASIGRSPSTTLVLPQELTSLLGRYGRHLSGSDAREAVPPLEPGAFDAETRRLLGLDTFAADFDVAEVTDAGVPIEIESSEEPEEPEEALER, via the coding sequence ATGAGCGAACGTGGGGTGTTCTACGAACTCGGGAAGGCGGCCGCCCGGGTGGAGTCGGCGGGCGTCGAGCGCCCGCGACCCAGCGGCGCCGGGCGCCCCGTCGTGGGCGTCGTCCTCGCTGCCGCGCTGGGGGCGGCGTACCTCGCCGGCGTCGTCAGTCTCGCCGTGTTCGGCGCTGCGCTGTTCCTCGTGCTCCTCGTCGCCACCCTCGTCAGCAGCGTCGAACTCGTCCAGGCGTACGAGCGGCGAGCGCTCACCGTCTTCGGCGCGAACCGCGGCCTGCTCGAACCGGGCCTGCACTTCGTCCCGCCGTTCGTCTCGCGGACCTACCGCTTCGACGTCCGGACGGCGGCCCTCGACGTCCCCACTCAGGAGGCCATCACGCGCGACAACTCCCCCGTCAGGGCCGACGCCGTCCTCTACATCCGCGTCGTCGACGCGGAGAAGGCGTTCCTCGGCGTCGACGACTACCGCCGCGCGACGCTCTACCTCGCCCAGACGTCGCTCCGGGCCGTCCTCGGCGACATGGCCCTCGACGAGACGCTGTCGCGGCGCGAGGTCATCAACGCGCGCATCCGCGAGCAACTCGACGAACCGACCGACGCGTGGGGCGTCCGCGTCGAGGCCGTCGAGGTGCGCGAGGTGAAACCCAGCGCGGGCGTCGTCGACGCGATGGAGCAACAGAGCGCCGCCGAGCGCCGCCGCCGTGCGATGATCCTCGAAGCACAGGGCGAGCGCGTCAGCGCCGTCGAGCGCGCCGAGGGCGAGAAACGCGCCAACATCATCCGCGCACAGGGCGAGAAGCGCTCTCGAGTCCTCGAAGCGCAGGGTGACGCCGTCTCGACGGTGCTGCGCGCCCGGGCGGCCGAGTCGATGGGCGAGCGCGCGATACTCGAGAAGGGCATGGAGACGCTCGCGAGCATCGGGCGCTCGCCCTCGACGACGCTCGTCCTCCCGCAGGAACTCACCTCGCTGCTCGGACGCTACGGCCGGCATCTCTCGGGGAGCGACGCGCGCGAGGCGGTCCCCCCGCTCGAACCCGGCGCGTTCGACGCCGAGACGCGCCGCCTGCTCGGCCTCGACACCTTCGCGGCCGACTTCGACGTCGCCGAGGTGACCGACGCGGGCGTCCCCATCGAAATCGAGTCGTCCGAGGAACCCGAGGAACCCGAGGAGGCGCTCGAACGGTAG
- a CDS encoding maleate cis-trans isomerase family protein, protein MTGRTDPTARGERPRLGAVVPSSNTTVEPEFAAWAPAGASVHAARVPLVDVTAEALDAMAEGTVAAGERLGHAGVDAVAYACTTGSLVHGHGFDVDLEARLSDAADAPAVATALSVRRLLSALGARTVAVATPYTDDLNERERDYLADAGFDVVRLDGRGIERNTAIGRLTPGDAREQARRVLDRAPDADALFVSCTNYPTLGAVGDLWGTLPTVTSNLATLWDLCRVGGLDADGLPGDLPDPGEH, encoded by the coding sequence GACGGACCCGACGGCTCGGGGGGAGCGACCCCGCCTCGGGGCGGTCGTCCCCTCCTCGAACACGACGGTCGAACCGGAGTTCGCGGCCTGGGCGCCGGCGGGCGCCTCGGTCCACGCCGCGCGGGTCCCGCTGGTGGACGTCACCGCCGAGGCGCTGGACGCGATGGCCGAGGGAACCGTCGCGGCCGGCGAGCGTCTGGGCCACGCCGGCGTGGACGCCGTCGCCTACGCCTGCACTACCGGCAGCCTCGTCCACGGCCACGGCTTCGACGTCGACCTCGAGGCCCGGTTGAGCGACGCCGCGGACGCCCCGGCGGTCGCCACGGCGCTGTCGGTCCGCCGACTCCTCTCGGCACTGGGGGCCCGGACCGTCGCCGTCGCGACCCCCTACACCGACGACCTGAACGAGCGCGAACGCGACTACCTCGCGGACGCGGGGTTCGACGTCGTGCGACTCGACGGTCGCGGCATCGAGCGCAACACCGCCATCGGCCGGCTCACCCCGGGAGACGCCCGGGAACAGGCCCGCCGCGTCCTCGACCGCGCCCCCGACGCCGACGCGCTGTTCGTCTCCTGTACGAACTACCCGACGCTCGGCGCGGTCGGCGACCTGTGGGGAACCCTCCCGACGGTGACGAGCAACCTCGCCACGCTGTGGGACCTCTGTCGCGTGGGCGGCCTCGACGCCGACGGCCTGCCGGGCGACCTCCCGGACCCGGGAGAACACTGA
- a CDS encoding ring-cleaving dioxygenase, with the protein MTIRGLHHVTAFTESLDRNLSFYRELLGLRLVKRTVAYDDPYTHHLYYGDATGAPGTVVTFSPWSDDEDVEQPVGGTVTTLSFAVPPTSLGYWTDRLAAHGVETERTERFDRSVLSFTDPDGLPLELVAADVPGDPWDGEGVPTKYAVRGLFGVTLAVPDAEETGTFLEDSFGYVLVGEDDERLRYRSEARVGAVIDVLRAPPEEAVPVGPGHVHHAAFRVESAADQTNASDAISALGMNVSPVLNRQYFRSMYFREPGGTVFELATDTPGFDVDEDPEALGTELMLPEWLEDRRDDIEAHLPPLLAADEGDGEGESAGAD; encoded by the coding sequence ATGACGATACGCGGACTCCACCACGTGACGGCCTTCACCGAGTCGCTCGACCGGAACCTCTCGTTCTACCGGGAGCTCCTCGGGCTCAGACTCGTGAAGCGGACCGTCGCCTACGACGACCCCTACACGCACCACCTCTACTACGGCGACGCGACGGGCGCGCCCGGCACCGTCGTCACCTTCTCGCCCTGGTCCGACGACGAGGACGTCGAACAACCCGTCGGCGGCACGGTGACGACGCTCTCGTTCGCCGTCCCCCCCACGTCGCTCGGGTACTGGACCGACCGACTCGCGGCACACGGCGTCGAGACCGAGCGCACGGAGCGCTTCGACCGGTCGGTCCTCTCGTTCACCGACCCCGACGGCCTCCCGCTGGAACTCGTCGCCGCCGACGTCCCCGGCGACCCCTGGGACGGCGAGGGCGTCCCCACGAAGTACGCCGTCCGTGGGCTCTTCGGCGTCACGCTCGCCGTCCCGGACGCCGAGGAGACCGGGACCTTCCTGGAGGACTCCTTCGGCTACGTCCTCGTCGGCGAGGACGACGAGCGCCTGCGCTACCGCAGCGAGGCGCGCGTCGGCGCCGTCATCGACGTCCTGCGCGCGCCCCCCGAGGAGGCCGTCCCCGTCGGCCCGGGGCACGTCCACCACGCCGCCTTCCGGGTCGAGTCGGCGGCCGACCAGACGAACGCCAGCGACGCCATCTCCGCGCTCGGGATGAACGTCTCGCCCGTCCTGAACCGGCAGTACTTCCGCTCGATGTACTTCCGCGAACCGGGCGGGACCGTCTTCGAACTCGCCACCGACACCCCCGGGTTCGACGTCGACGAGGACCCCGAGGCGCTCGGGACGGAGCTCATGCTCCCCGAGTGGCTGGAGGACCGCCGCGACGACATCGAGGCGCACCTGCCGCCGCTGCTCGCGGCCGACGAGGGCGACGGCGAGGGCGAGAGCGCGGGCGCCGACTGA